A genome region from Streptomyces antimycoticus includes the following:
- a CDS encoding ABC transporter ATP-binding protein, with product MTTPEVTVGNAAHTGPVVRLTGVTKEYPGGVVALRGVDLTIGRGELVAIVGPSGSGKSTLLHIVGTLDQPTAGSVSIAGHDAAGLGDRSLSALRAQHIGFVFQAFHLVPGMSAQANVAEGLLYSGLPRAERRRRAVETLERVGLGDRLNHRPHELSGGQKQRVAIARAVVGEPDLLLADEPTGALDSASGEAVVELIHELNKEGATIAVITHDTEIAGRLPRQVRIRDGNIVQDTAHGQGHAHALGHVPSEAR from the coding sequence ATGACCACCCCTGAGGTGACTGTTGGCAACGCTGCCCACACCGGACCCGTGGTGCGGCTGACGGGTGTGACCAAGGAGTACCCGGGCGGGGTCGTGGCCCTGCGCGGGGTGGATCTGACCATCGGCCGGGGCGAACTGGTGGCCATCGTCGGCCCGTCGGGGTCGGGCAAGTCGACCCTGCTGCACATCGTGGGCACCCTCGACCAGCCCACGGCCGGTTCGGTCAGCATCGCGGGCCATGACGCGGCCGGGCTCGGCGACCGCAGCCTGTCCGCGCTGCGCGCCCAGCACATCGGCTTCGTCTTCCAGGCGTTCCACCTCGTACCGGGCATGAGCGCGCAGGCCAACGTCGCCGAGGGCCTGCTCTACTCCGGTCTGCCGCGCGCCGAACGCCGCAGGCGCGCGGTGGAGACGCTGGAACGGGTCGGCCTCGGCGACCGGCTGAACCACCGGCCGCATGAGTTGTCCGGCGGTCAAAAGCAGCGCGTCGCCATCGCCCGTGCGGTCGTGGGCGAGCCCGATCTGCTTCTCGCCGACGAGCCGACCGGCGCGCTGGACTCCGCCTCCGGCGAGGCCGTCGTGGAACTCATCCACGAACTCAACAAGGAGGGCGCGACCATCGCGGTCATCACCCATGACACCGAGATCGCCGGCCGGCTGCCCCGGCAGGTGCGGATCCGCGACGGCAACATCGTCCAGGACACCGCTCACGGCCAGGGGCACGCGCATGCCCTCGGCCACGTACCGAGCGAGGCCCGGTGA
- a CDS encoding efflux RND transporter periplasmic adaptor subunit, translated as MRRAAIVLSLVAVAAVVGGGIAVTGLAQPRKDEPGPQRSQLPAATASVERGDLTSSTSVDGTLGYSRERKLNAGASGTLTWVTRSGSTVKRDGRLYALGGKDVRLMYGSEPMYRTLKEGDTGTDVKQLKENLIELGYGGGLVADDEFTAGTTAAVERWQEHHGLAETGRIGPDQIAFASGPLRVQSVNASAGDVAAPGQKIMTTTGSDRVVRLEVKVSEAALAKPDHKVRVELPGGTVADGTVSSVDEAATMGDDPNDKTPKVGVTVTFDDPGAVEGVDKSPATVMFTGRTRKDVLSVPVSALLALEDGSFGVQVVAGGTAREVKVRLGMFAQGRVEVSGAGLRDGMRVGVPTT; from the coding sequence ATGAGGCGGGCAGCCATCGTCCTCTCACTGGTGGCGGTCGCGGCCGTCGTCGGCGGCGGCATCGCTGTGACGGGACTGGCCCAGCCGCGGAAGGACGAACCCGGGCCGCAGCGGTCCCAACTGCCCGCGGCGACAGCCTCCGTCGAGCGCGGCGACCTGACCAGCAGCACCAGCGTCGACGGCACGCTCGGCTACTCCCGGGAACGCAAGTTGAACGCCGGGGCGTCCGGCACCCTCACCTGGGTGACCCGCAGCGGCTCCACCGTGAAGCGGGACGGCCGTCTGTACGCCCTCGGCGGCAAGGACGTACGTCTGATGTACGGAAGCGAGCCGATGTACCGGACGCTGAAGGAAGGCGACACGGGCACCGACGTCAAGCAGCTCAAGGAGAATCTCATCGAGCTCGGGTACGGCGGCGGCCTCGTCGCCGACGACGAGTTCACGGCGGGCACGACCGCGGCCGTCGAGCGCTGGCAGGAGCACCACGGGCTGGCGGAGACCGGCCGGATCGGGCCCGACCAGATCGCCTTCGCGTCCGGTCCGCTGCGGGTGCAGAGCGTGAACGCGTCGGCCGGCGACGTGGCGGCGCCGGGCCAGAAGATCATGACCACCACCGGTTCCGACCGGGTCGTGCGCCTTGAGGTCAAGGTCTCCGAGGCCGCGCTGGCCAAGCCGGACCACAAGGTACGAGTGGAGCTGCCGGGCGGAACCGTCGCCGACGGGACGGTCTCCTCCGTGGACGAGGCCGCCACGATGGGGGACGACCCGAACGACAAGACCCCGAAGGTCGGCGTCACGGTCACCTTCGACGATCCCGGCGCGGTGGAGGGCGTCGACAAGTCCCCCGCCACCGTCATGTTCACCGGCCGGACCCGCAAGGACGTGCTCAGCGTTCCGGTCAGCGCTCTGCTGGCCCTGGAGGACGGCTCGTTCGGCGTCCAGGTCGTCGCGGGCGGCACAGCACGCGAGGTCAAGGTGAGGCTCGGCATGTTCGCTCAGGGCCGGGTCGAGGTCTCCGGCGCCGGACTGCGGGACGGTATGCGCGTCGGGGTGCCCACGACATGA
- a CDS encoding response regulator transcription factor produces the protein MRVLVVEDNAFLAEMIAEGMRRDAITVDVALDGVSALRKLQFGDYDVLVLDRDLPGMHGDEVCRRLVAKGLLTRVLMLTASVTVAERVEGLSLGADDYLTKPFAYEELLARVLALGRRVQPALPPVIERAGITLDTARRQADRDGAALSLTRKEFAVLETLMRANGAVVSGEDLIEKVWEENAGYDTNPVRVALSRLRTKLGGPPVIETVPGAGYRIAASAPSRQHAAEAPGSPETPGPADIPRSADTSGSSDSRRAGR, from the coding sequence ATGCGTGTTCTGGTGGTGGAAGACAACGCGTTCCTCGCCGAGATGATCGCCGAGGGCATGCGCCGCGACGCGATCACGGTCGATGTCGCCCTCGATGGAGTCAGCGCTCTGCGCAAGCTCCAGTTCGGCGACTACGACGTCCTCGTACTCGATCGCGACCTTCCCGGTATGCACGGCGACGAGGTGTGCCGCCGCCTGGTCGCCAAGGGCCTGCTCACCCGGGTGCTGATGCTCACCGCCTCGGTGACCGTCGCCGAGCGGGTGGAGGGGCTGAGCCTCGGCGCCGACGACTACCTCACCAAGCCGTTCGCCTACGAGGAACTGCTCGCCCGCGTGCTCGCGCTCGGCCGCCGCGTCCAGCCCGCGCTGCCGCCGGTGATCGAGCGTGCCGGGATCACCCTGGACACCGCCCGCCGTCAGGCCGACCGCGACGGCGCGGCGCTCTCCCTGACCCGCAAGGAGTTCGCCGTCCTCGAAACGCTGATGCGCGCGAACGGCGCGGTCGTCAGCGGCGAGGACCTCATCGAGAAGGTGTGGGAGGAGAACGCCGGGTACGACACCAACCCCGTGCGCGTCGCCCTGAGCCGACTGCGCACCAAGCTCGGGGGCCCGCCGGTGATCGAGACCGTACCCGGCGCCGGATACCGCATCGCCGCCTCCGCCCCGTCCCGGCAGCACGCCGCGGAGGCGCCCGGCTCCCCGGAAACACCCGGCCCGGCGGACATACCGCGCTCCGCGGACACCTCCGGATCCAGCGATTCCCGGCGGGCCGGGCGATGA